Within Anolis sagrei isolate rAnoSag1 chromosome X, rAnoSag1.mat, whole genome shotgun sequence, the genomic segment CATTAGAGATGCACACACTTTTGCCTTAAGCAAAAAGAACCTCCAGGTGGTCGAGACGTCTGCCAGATCCAATGTGAACGTGGACTTGGCTTTCAGCACTTTAGTGCAGCTGATAGACAAAAGCAGGGGCAAGACTAAAATTATCCCTTActttgaggctttgaagcagcaaaGCCAGCAGATTGCGGCTGCGAAAGATAAGTATGAGTGGCTGGTGAGCCGCATTGTGAAAAACCACAATGAGACTTGGTTGAATGTCTCGCGGAAGATGCAGTCCTCTCCAGAGTACCAGGATTACGTCTATCTGGAAGGGACGCCGAAAGCCAAGAAGCTCTTCCTGCAACATATTCATCGCCTCAAACAAGAACATATAGAGCGCCGGAGGAAAATGTATCTTGCTGCTTTGCCTCTCGCTTTTGAAGCCCTTATTCCAGACTTGGATGATATAAACCATTTGAGCTGCATCAAGGTGGAGAAGCTGTTGGAGTCGAAGCCGGACTTCTTAAAGTGGTTTGTGGTTCTTGAGGAGACTCCCTGGGATGCCACCAACCACATCGATAACATGGAGAACGAACGCATTCCCTTCGACCTGATGGAGACCTTGCCTGCCCAGCAACTCTACGAGGCCCATCTTGAGAAACTGAGGAATGAGAGGAAAAGGGCAGAAATGAGAAGGGCTTTCAAAGAGAATCTGGAGACTTCCCCTTTCATAACCCCAGGAAAACCTTGGGAGGAGGCGCGTAGTTTCATCATGAACGAGGACTTTTATATGTGGCTCGAAGAGTCGGTCTACATGGATATTTACGGTAGACACCAAAAGCAGATTATAGAGAAGGCTAAGGAGGAGTTTCAGGAGCTGCTTCTGGAATACTCAGAACTGTTCTATGAACTGGAGCTTGATGCCAAGCCCAGTAAAGAGAAAATGGGCGTCATCCAGGATGTCTTGGGCGAAGAACAACGATTTAAAGCATTACAAAAGCTGCAAGCCGAACGAGATGCCCTGATTTTGAAGCACATCCATTTTGTGTATCACCCAACAAAGGAAACCTGCCCCAGCTGCCCAGCTTGCATAGATGCTAAAATTGAGCATTTGATAAGTTCCAGGTTTATAAGGCCTTCTGATCGCAATCAGAAAAACTTACTGTCAGACTCCAATATAGATAGAATCAACTTAGTCATTCTCGGTAAAGATGGACTTGCACGTGAGTTAGCAAATGAGATCCGAGCTCTTTGCACAAATGATGACAAGTATGTGATAGATGGAAAGATGTATGAGCTCTCCTTGAGACCGATCGAAGGTAATGTCAGGCTTCCTGTTAATTCTTTTCAGACGCCAACGTTTCAGCCCCATGGTTGCCTCTGTCTTTATAACTCCAAGGAATCTCTGTCATATGTTGTTGAAAGTATTGAAAAGAGCCGAGAGTCCACTCTTGGCCGAAGGGACAACCACTTAGTTCACCTTCCTCTGACCCTCATCCTGGTGAACAAGAGAGGAGACACGAGTGGAGAAACCCTGCACAGCCTCATCCAGCAAGGGCAGCAGATTGCCAGCAAGCTGCAGTGCGTCTTCCTCGACCCAGCTTCTGCTGGCATTGGCTATGGGCGTAATATTAACGAGAAGCAAATCAGTCAGGTTCTGAAAGGCCTGCTCGACTCGAAGCGCAACTTAAACCTGATGAGCTCGACAGCGAGCATTAAAGATATGGCTGATATTGATCTTCGGATAGTCATGTGTTTGTTGTGTGGAGATCCCTTCAACGCGGATGACATTATCCTCCCAATTCTTCAGTCCCAAACCTGTAGGCCTTCCCATTGCGGGAGCAGTAATTCTGTGTTACTTGAATATCACATAGGACCACACAAGAGGCGTATAGAACTCTCCTTGCTTTCGTACCATTCCTCCTTTAGCATTAGGAAAAGCTGGCTAGTCCATGGCTACATTTTGTTTTATTCAGCTAAGCGTAAAGCCTCCCTGGCTATGTTACGTGCCTTCCTTTCTGAAGTGCAGGATATTATCCCTGTTCAAATCGTGGCACTCACAGATGGCTCCTTAGATGTTCTGGACAACGATTTGAGTAGGGAACAGTTGACGGAGGGAGAGGATATCGCCCAGGACATCGAAGGAAAGTTCACAACTATCCCTTGTAGTCAACCTCAACATAAACTAGAAATCTTCCACCTGTTCTTCAAGGACGTGATGGAGAGGAAAAACATCATTGAAGCCACCCACATGTACGATAACGCTGCGGAAGCCTGCAGCACCACGGAAGAAGTGTTCAATTCCCCTCGGGCCGGCTCCCCCCTCTGCAATTCGAACCTTCAGGATTCGGAGGAAGACATTGAGCCTCCGACCTACAGCCCTTTCCGAGAGGACACCTCATTGCCCAGTTTGTCCAAAGATCTTTCTAAACTTTCCATGGAGTTGGAGGGGAACGATGGTCTTTCCGTCTTTTCTGTTATGAGCACTTTTGAAAGCAAGCTGAACAACAAAGTACCTCCACCAGTGAAACCAAAGCCCCCGGTCCATTTTGATATTACCAAGGGGGATCTTTCTTATTTGGAACAAGGGCATAGGGACGGGCAGAGGAAGTCCGTGTCATCCAGCAGTTGGCCCCCAACGGATGGCTTTGACCCTTCCGACTATGCAGAGCCCATGGATGCGGTAGTCAAACCGAGGAACGAGGAAGAAAATATCTACTCAGTGCCCCACGACAGCACCCAAGGCAAAATCATCACCATTCGGAACATCAACAAGACCCAGTCCAACGGAAGCGGCAACGGGTCAGACAGCGAAATGGACACGAGCTCCTTAGAACGTGGCCGCAAGGTGTCTATCATTAGTAAACCAGTGCTGTATCGGACAAGATGTACGAAGCTCGGGAGATTTGCCAGTTTCAGGACCAGTTTCAGCGTAGGAAGCGATGATGAATTGGGccccatcaggaagaaggaggaagaccaGACCTCCCAAGGTTATAAGGGAGATAATGCTGTCATTCCATATGAGACTACCGATGAAGACCCCAGGAAAAGGAACATCCTCCGAAGCTTGAGGAGAACAACTAAGGTAACGTACTGATTGTTTTTTAAAGGCGAGTTAATTTCTATAGTTTGACAGCCTCTTAACTCATTAATTCCAGTTAatattaaaaacttggctcttccaatgtgcctttggagaatgaccatatctcccatttctgtctgttccatctacagtgtcGTCCTCATGATGACGACACTTTCCTCCAtccttaatgaaggcctaaccccactgtttgtcctttttgggctcctccctcacaaatacattttttccacttctatctcatccagggttttattattttatcttgcgCATTTAGCCCGCCCATCGTGTTCGacttttcattatgttattttgcactgtttattttatcctgttacattatgtattttattgtgatgcactttttcattttattttgctgtattgttttttCAGGcttccccgagtcccctttggggagatggtggcagggtataaataaagattattattattattattattattattattattattattattgacacaaaagcacagtatgtcacagcagaaCGAGATCtcgatgctggatttcgtatcacaaaatcacaagtcgaacacttcccaagcgtctaggactgtgtgatgtattttcgaatgtagccttttgcagttgacagatcgtgattttgtcgatgtttactgtttccaaaggccggctgagatcttttggcatggcacccagtgcgccagtgaccactgggaccacctgtactggttgatgccagagcctttgcagttcgattttgaagtcttgatagcggctgagtttttcctgttgtttttcctcaatgcgtctgtcacccagtatggcgacatcaataatccagacttttttcttttccacaatcgtgatgtctggcgtattgtgttccaaaactttgtcagtctggattcgaaagtcccacagtatttttgcattttcattttcTACGACCATTGCgggttgtaattattattattattattattattattattattattattattattattgctttggaAACTGAGCGACAGAGTAGAGATGGGTGTCAATTAAGAAAACTCCCATGTATTGCAACAATATTTGCAATATTTGAATCTCCAATAAAAACACTTGTTTGCCCAATACATTTCATGAAAACTATAAATAGGAAATATacatatgttgtttttactctgtatgttttgtgatattacttgggaaccgctctgagtcccttcagggagatggagcggtatataaataaagttttattgttgttattattattattattattattatggtggcacagcgggttaaaccattgagctgctgaacttgctaacggaaaggtcggcagttcaaatccgtggagcgggatgagctcctgctgttagccctagattctgccaacctagcagtttgaaaaacatgcagatgtgagtagatattgatctactcacatctgcatgtttttcaaactgctaggttggcaggtaccacttctgtgggaaggtaatgctccattcagtcatactggccacatgatccATGGAGCGGgacgagctcctgctgttagccccagcttctgccaacctagcagtttgaaaaacatgcaagtgtgagtagaccaataggtatcatttttgtgggaaggtaacgctccatgcagtcatactggccacatgatccgtggagcgggatgagctcctgctgttagccccagctcctgccaacctagcagtttgaaaaacatgcaaatgtgagtagatcaataggtatcacttttgtgggaaggtaatgctccatgcagtcatactggccacatgactttggagatgtctatggacaacgccagctctttggcttagaaatggagatgagccccacccccctgagtcggatacgactagacttaatgtcaggggaaccctttacctttactttagacaTGATTCTGGTTCAGTGGTTGCCATTTTAGCCAAGTTTTAGTGAGAAATAGATTGTTATCATCGTTTTCCCACTTGTGCAGCCTCTAGATGATCATCGTACAAAACTGCCAGCAGGTTATCATTCCCTGGTGAGCATGACATATTAGCCCTGTTCCTGTTGCCATATTTTGAGATGATTGCTGCTAATTATCTCCTCTGATCAAGATTTGAGATGCCTGCTTAATAATCATTAtggaaaaatatatttcagtgaaaGATTTTAAATTACATCTCTTGTTAAGTATCTTTGCGTCGAGCCTGGCTTCTGGAAACACTCTGAACAAGGAGCAGTTGGTCCCTTAAGGATTGATTAATTTTGAAGGACAGTTGTCTGGAATGCAGGGCGAGCCTTGTATTTAAACTCGTTATTTATAAACGTAATTATTCCGAGAGGTAATGACTTGCAGTGTCCCATCTAAAATAGGCAGGGAAGTCAATCAACCTTCGCTTGTATGTGTAGAGAGACCTATTTCTTCCCCCCATGAGTTTTAATAGTCCTATCTTCTCAAACTTTGCTCTCAGCGGAGTTATTTTCTTAACCTGGGCCTTTTGTCGAGGGCTTTTCCCATTGCAGCACAAAAGGCTACTGAACAGAAGTAGGTTCGTTTCTTTCATGCAAAGACTTTTGTCTCTTGAAACAATGTCGTGACTGCTTTGCAAAACAGTGGTGATTTCATACTTGCGGCAGCTGTCCCTTTGCCAGCAGGGTAGACTTCTTCTCTTCATTGGCATTAGAGGCCTGTTCCTGGAAgagcggggaggggggggacACAAACAAAGGCCGAATGGTCTGGTCAAACTCTTTCTGAGGAAGCTTTGAATAATCGTGTAGATTTTTCAGAAgtgggaaaaaaaagagagaaggttcTGTTATTTTGCTTCAGAATTCTGTTGCGGCTTTTACAGTGGACGTTGCGAATAGGAAAAGTTGGGAGCCTATTTTTAGAAAATCATGCTCAGTCCTGAATCACACAATGACTTCTTGGATCACCCAGCGGGAAAACATCTCTGGATGAGAAAGTGTGTGAATATCATTAACTGGGTTGTTATGTgctttccgggctctatggccatgttccagaatcattctctcctgacgttttgcctccatttatggcaggcatcctcagaggttgtgaggtctgttggaaactaggaaaatggggtttatatatctgtagaatttcgagggtgggagaaataactcttgtctgtttgaggttggtgtgaatgttgcaattggccatcttgattagcattgaatggcctagcagtttttaagGTCCCCAAATACTTAATGAAGGCACCCAGAAGATTCTGCAAAGCAAAGGTTAATGTCCCTCCCGGGTAAGGTGGTAGGGAAAATGCAACAAGCGTTTGTAGGTACTGCCAGAAATCTGACATaaagatataaaacaaaatacattgaATTCCTTTGCAGAGCAAAGGAATATTCTCTATCATCTCTTTTGGTGTGAACTACACACATTGAGCTACACACATCAGaagccccctgtggcgcagtgggttaaagcactgagctcctgaggttgttgatcgaaaggtcacaggttcgattccggggagcgacgtgagcttccgctgtcagccctagcttctgccaacctagcagttcgaaaacatgcaaatgtgagtagatcaataggtaccgctccggtgggaaggtaatggcgctccatgcagtcatgccagccacatgaccttggaggtgtctacggacaacgctggctcttcggcttagaaatggagatgagcaccacaccccagagtcagacatgactggacttaatgtcaggggactacctttaccttacacacaTTGTAAAATGTGATGCCATAAAAATAGGGAAAAATTCTGATATTGAGGTGCCCTTCTGGTTCCACATATGAAATTTGGTGttttaaaagcaaaatgaaaaatgtattgtcgaaggttttcatggccgtaatcactgggtagttgtgagttttcagggcagtaaggccatgttccagaagcattctctcctgacgtttcgtctgcatctatggcaggaattctcagaagttgtgaggtctgttggaaactagggtttatatatctgtggaatatccacggtgggagaaagaactcttgtctgtttgaggtaggtatgaatgttgcaattgtccaccttgattagcattgaatggcctagcagtttttaaggtctggcttcttactgcctggggcaatcctttgttacAGGGAAGAGGGATCAACCTGGAGATATCCTACCctaggcttcctttaaaaagtccctcttccttccctgggaagtgggagtCTCCTTAAAATGCCCTGGAAAACTGCCTGCTGCAGGGAAAGAGCATGTGCACCTgcagctcctgtctcctctacagtaaaaacagctttaatgaagcattaaacctgaagcaaaaaggagggggaggggaggcacTGCTCTAGTGCCTCCAAaccaagagagaagagagggctttttaaaggaaaccTAGGGTAGGATACCTCCAAGTcattccttccctgggaagtgggagcctccttaaaatgccctgGGAAACTGCCTGCTCCAGGGAGAGAGTACATGCACCTGTTTTTACTCTGCAGCTCTAGAGTAAAAACAGCCTTAAttaagcattaaacccaaagcagaaagcaagaggAGGGGAGGCACTGGTCCAGTTCTTCCAAaccaagagagaagagagggctttttaaaggaagcccagggtaggatatCTCCAGGTtaatccctcttcctttcctgggaAGTGAGAAAGAGCATGTGcacccaaagcagaaagcaagGGGGGAAAGGTACTACTCCAGTGCCTCCAAAccaaggtgattagctggctccgattgtttcttgtctggaatttccccttTTTGgggtattgttctttatttactgttatggtgAGCTTACccatccgaacgcatctctccttatgaagcatctaggaacttaagatcatctggggaggccctgctctcgatcccaccttctgtgcaggcacgcctggtggggacgggagacagggtcttctccccttggctgtggaacaaacTCCCTAGGGTAtattagaccccccccccccaaatttccaaaaaagagtaaaaagTTGGCTCTTTATGCAAGCGTTTAGAAATACAGCGCAATAAATAATTATGAACTACGAAGAATGAACATGAAACAGTTAGACAATGCTACCGGACAATGAGTTTAACAGGACGATACTGGtgataatatgtttttaatggttttatatggttttataatattatgttgtatgttctaattgtatttttatgaatgctggcatcgaattgctatCTCCTTGAGTAGTTTTATGATTGAGAAAGGCTGGCtacaagtactgtaaataaaataaataaataaataaataaataataatcacctcccaacaaaggattctcccaggcagtaagaagccagatcttaaaaactgctaggccattcaatgctaatcaaggtggccaattgctacattcacacctacctccaacatacaagatttctttctcccaccccggacattattccacagatatataaatcctattttcctagtttccaacagacctcacaacctctgaggatgcctgccatagattcaggcgaaacgtcaggagagaatgcttctggaacatagccatacagcctggaaaacacacaacaagctagtgattccagccatgaaagcctttgataatacatatCATTAACTCTTCCTTTCCAGTGGAGGACAATGAAACCTGTGTGTGCCGCTTCTGTATCGTGGCACTTGCTTGAATGGCCGTTGAAGGGAAGTTGGTAGATTTCAACGTTTGGGGAGAGGAGAGTGAACTATTTAAGCTTTTGACTATTTTCCCAAAATGTTGTTTGTAGGAATTCTAGCTTGTCAGAATAACAGGACAGAAATTCTTTTTGTGATTTATACTAATggtttatatgtgatttacactaattgtattgtttttgtttattgctttcttgttttattgatgggttgttgggcttggcctcatgtaagccattccgagtcccttggggagatggtagcggggtataaataaagttatcattattattattattattattattattaataataataataataataatgggatgtgTTGAAGGCAGGGGAAATCCTTATGGCCCAGGAGGCAAGGATGGTGCTAACCTGCTTCAGAATCAGCAAAGGGAGCACAAGTTAACTGCTGGTAAAAAATTATTAAAGCTTAAAGCTGATGCAAGAACAGTTAGCTTTTGTTGAcgtccctctctttctctcgctCGCTCGGAAGTCCTGGGAGTGCATCTCAAATACTTCCCTGTTCAGAGTGAAAAAAGGCAAATTAGGTGAAGAGTTGTACTGTTACGGAATCAAAAGTGGAGTGGCATGGGAATACTTGGCGGCATCTCATTTTTCAAAGTAACACATCCCTTAAACAAAGACCAGAATTAATAGCCTTTGGAGCTCTTGACATTTCAACAGGTAAACTCTCTTTACGAATCCTTCAAGTAAAAGCCATGCACTGCTTTCGTTGTCACCAGTGCTGTGCTTCGCCTTTTCGGCCTCCATGCTCAGAAGCAGCCTGGTTGTGTGTTTTGGACACAcaaccttttggaaaggcatggcttcctgagaagagccaaaaacctaggttgttgtaggtttttttgggctatatggccatgttctaaagtcaggagagaatgcctctaataGAACGAATATAGTTTAGTCACCTCCTATCTCTATTCCCCAGCAACGCTCATGGGGGTGTGGGTTGCAGAATTAGGGATTtgccttttttttcaaattggaaTGTAACCTGGATTcattagaaatatttatttatttatttgatgcacttattaaccgccattctcagcccattagggcgactcatggcgccCTAGAAATATATTATTCTAATCAAACTGCTTGATATTCTATTTATATCCAGAGAGGTGAGCAAACTGCAGGAAGAAAGAGGGATTGCTCAATTCCCAGATTGATTTGATTTAAGAGCTTAACCTTAATTGGTTGAATCACAATTTACAATGGTAGTAATGAGCACTTGTGATTCCTACATTTGCTCTCTTTTTCGTGGAGGCACACGATCGTTTGATGCCACCTCTAGTTATTCAGGGATGCATTTTCCTTGGAAGGCAGGTAATCACTGAGCAATTAGTTTGAATTGCTTTCCCATTAATTTCCAGTTCATCAAAAGCTGGAAGCCCTTGCATTTAGGGCCAGATTCCTTGTTGTTGAAGTCTATCCCACCTCCCCCAAAATTCTCTATCTTTCCACTTGGAGAGAGGCAGAGCTGTAAGAGGTAGAGTGTGTATATGCACTTCAGGTGCATCTCTTGCACAATAGGCCTAATAAAGCTACCACCCATCTCCTCAAACCGCAGTTAACATACCGTATATACACGAGTCTAAgccaataccaataaaattacattaattgtggcaccagtaggttaaatgtttttgaatattttcataaaactgtaatttaagatgtcTGTCcatctctgattaaaccattattctaaccttcaatgtaaatgtgcttacatatccttccaataataataaagacagtaaaatctatataaataaaaatgtaatgtttgtttgtgggattaacagaactcaaaaacccctggacgaattgacaccaaatttggacacaaaatacCTATCAgtaatcatcactcataaaacactgaaaacacagcagaagggacttaaaaagccaaaaaaccaaaaagacactacagcgcatgcacaaaaatgacttgCCCTGGCAGACAAAATAcccaatagcatatccacactctcttctggactccagctcccagcatcacctagaccaggccctttagaagaggaggatgatccaaatgcactgcttccaagctgcaagctttcttctccttggatttctttgagagcatcccaatctctgcatatttccaatttcctatttctggactacaactcccagcaatcatctatatagatagattagataaagatagatagataggtaggtagatcaatcaggaggactgctgaaagttgcagtccaagactattcttggactgtaaagaaggaagaaataggagaaaggggaagggaaagaaaagggggaaaggaagggaagaggaagagaaagaaagagaaaaagggaaggaaggagagaaagaaagaaggagaaaaagaaggagggaaggctggccacagcaacacgtggtgggtacagctagtaataataataaatgtaataataaaaagagtaaaataatacatgta encodes:
- the LOC137094971 gene encoding rho GTPase-activating protein 35-like produces the protein MMMARKQDVRIPTYNISVVGLSGTEKEKGQCGIGKSCLCNRFVRPRADDFHLDHTSVLSTSDFGGRVVNNDHFLYWGEVVRSLEDCVECKMHIVEQTEFIDDQTFQPHRSTALQPYIKRAAATKLASAEKLMYFCTDQLGLEQDFEQKQMPDGKLLVDGFLLCIDVSRGMNRNFDDQLKFVSNLYNQLTKTKKPTVIVLTKCDEGVERYIRDAHTFALSKKNLQVVETSARSNVNVDLAFSTLVQLIDKSRGKTKIIPYFEALKQQSQQIAAAKDKYEWLVSRIVKNHNETWLNVSRKMQSSPEYQDYVYLEGTPKAKKLFLQHIHRLKQEHIERRRKMYLAALPLAFEALIPDLDDINHLSCIKVEKLLESKPDFLKWFVVLEETPWDATNHIDNMENERIPFDLMETLPAQQLYEAHLEKLRNERKRAEMRRAFKENLETSPFITPGKPWEEARSFIMNEDFYMWLEESVYMDIYGRHQKQIIEKAKEEFQELLLEYSELFYELELDAKPSKEKMGVIQDVLGEEQRFKALQKLQAERDALILKHIHFVYHPTKETCPSCPACIDAKIEHLISSRFIRPSDRNQKNLLSDSNIDRINLVILGKDGLARELANEIRALCTNDDKYVIDGKMYELSLRPIEGNVRLPVNSFQTPTFQPHGCLCLYNSKESLSYVVESIEKSRESTLGRRDNHLVHLPLTLILVNKRGDTSGETLHSLIQQGQQIASKLQCVFLDPASAGIGYGRNINEKQISQVLKGLLDSKRNLNLMSSTASIKDMADIDLRIVMCLLCGDPFNADDIILPILQSQTCRPSHCGSSNSVLLEYHIGPHKRRIELSLLSYHSSFSIRKSWLVHGYILFYSAKRKASLAMLRAFLSEVQDIIPVQIVALTDGSLDVLDNDLSREQLTEGEDIAQDIEGKFTTIPCSQPQHKLEIFHLFFKDVMERKNIIEATHMYDNAAEACSTTEEVFNSPRAGSPLCNSNLQDSEEDIEPPTYSPFREDTSLPSLSKDLSKLSMELEGNDGLSVFSVMSTFESKLNNKVPPPVKPKPPVHFDITKGDLSYLEQGHRDGQRKSVSSSSWPPTDGFDPSDYAEPMDAVVKPRNEEENIYSVPHDSTQGKIITIRNINKTQSNGSGNGSDSEMDTSSLERGRKVSIISKPVLYRTRCTKLGRFASFRTSFSVGSDDELGPIRKKEEDQTSQGYKGDNAVIPYETTDEDPRKRNILRSLRRTTKKPKPKPRPSITKTTWESSYFGVPLTTVVTPEKPIPIFIERCIDYIETTGLGTEGIYRVSGNKSEMESLQRQFDQDHNLDLVEKDFTVNAVAGAMKSFFSELPEPLVPYNMQAELVEAHKINDREQKLHALKEVLKKFPKENYEVFKYVISHLNKVSQHNRTNLMTSENLSICFWPTLMRPDFSTMDALTATRIYQTIIELFIHQCPFFFYNRPIIEPPGAMPSSPSALPASTPFLSSTPVMAQPSPPQTPPPSPQSPLQPLLPPQLQAEQHTL